GCCAAAAATAATAACAACAGAGATCCTGAAATCATTAGAAAGTGATCTCCTATGTTTTCCACTTATTTAAGTCAAATGCCATGAAACCCACAAACTTCTCCCTTTGCTTTCACATTATATTCTTTCCCTCGCTTCTTCACTAATTCCATATGCATGCTTTCTCAAATTCAATTTTGACCTCTCCTTTTCTTCGAGCATTCATAATCATGACTTCTTATCTGATAAtcacctttttttcttttcatttttctatgCTTGGCTATATTCAAGTCATTCGACTGTTGACTTTTTGTCGATAAAGAAGCTCCTGGACACAATGCTGATCAATCTAGAAACAAACTTTTGACCATTCAAAACTTAATCCACTCCGATATACTTGACAATGTTCAAATCAGGAATCTAATAAGATCATTGATGTAGCTAAAAACTGTTTACTCTATAACATTATTCATGTCCTagacttcttttcttctttcgcCCTTATTAATCTGGATTTAGATGTAGCTGATTGATATGTTAAGTGCAATTAATCAACTTTAAACAATAGACTGCTGTTGTAGTGTAATATTCTCTTTAGGATGAGTACTCCACTTTCAGGTAAGCGATTAAGATGAGTTGAAAAAGGACTTGTGCAAAGCTGTACAAGTAAATATGGATAAATACACTTTAGCTGCTATTATTAATATTATCTCCAAAATATATGAACAAACAAACACTTCCCAACTATTATCATTCTAAGACATCAATACTCGGTTAATGTTACAGGTACATTTCCAAATGCATCGCTTAAAATGCAGGAAAAGGAGACAATCAAATGGAAGTACAAAGCTTTAGGCATATCAAACTAGCTTAAGGGCAGGAAGTCAATGTCTCTTAGTCGTTAGAAGTTGATGTCCGAGGACTCATGCCCAAATTGGATGGCTTTGGCTCTCCAGTCCTCGGACTGAAAGGCCCTCTTCCGCCAGAAAGGGGACTTCTCAGTTTGCTAATCTGTGGACTGTATGCTTTTTCTGGAACGCGTGGGCTTTGAAGGAGCTTGGAATCTCTTATTGGAGTTGCTGTTGAACTTGTGATCTGCGGACTGTTAATGCGTTTGACTTCACCCCTGCTTCTGGTAATCATCTCATCTAAAATTTCCCCACTTCCTGCATAGGAAGGTCTTGAACCAAATTCACCCTCCTGCATGCTTTGACATTAGTCCTCAAGTCctaaaataaatgaaattacaatcaAATATTAGTTTACTGAATAGAGAATTTACCGTAGGAAGATTGAATGGTATAGCTGGCGACTCTTCATAATCTGCTGCATCTAAATCTTGAAGGTGTACCCCTTTGAAAAACTTAGGCAATATGTATTGTCTCACAGGAACCAAAAGCATGATCAAAAGAGGGAAAAGGAGCCCCGCGATTGGAACCCACGTAATGCCAAAGCAAGCAAGCAAGTATAGTGTTTGGAATATTGTGAATGTCACTATGCTCTTGAAAGGCACAGTCTCTACAAAAGTGGCGTGATAATCCTCTAGAACTCTGCAAGCAAGATTCATCATTTTGTTAAGGAAATTCCTTAAAAAACCAATTGGAAAGATAAACttaaaggcatttttaaaagggTTAATTACTTGTATCTTCTGCTTGGTGCAGTGAATAGTAGCAATATTCTCTCCCAAAATTGATTGCCCGGCAAACTTTCAATGGCCATGTAAGCGAAATATCCCCATAGCACTGAGGTTGGGATCATTCTGAGCACTGGCATGGCAGCAACACATCCCCCTACCATAGTGGCTTGAAGCAAGTTACTGACGCGCTGTTCTTTCACTTCAACTGGCAACAAATCATCAATTTCCTTCTCTACGTCGAACACTGTTTCATCCACTGGAGCATCAATGTTTCCCATGCTTGATGCTAACTGAATTGTTGATTCTTTTAACTCCTTCAGACCCTGCTAAAATAAAGAAATCAAGTTGTTATATGAGCTGTAATGGAAATACTTGGGTAAAGTCAAGTAGGTAGTAATGGTTATTGACATAGTTTCCGATTACGTCACTATAGATAGCAGGATATTAAGCTCCATAAAAAGGAGAAGAGGCATGTCACGTACTCTGGCTGATGGCTCCTGGTAGATCAGAGGAGTTTGCATTTTTTGATAAGCTTCCTGCATATTCCCATATAATTGTCCCAAGCTTGAATTTTTCTGCATACTTTTGCGTGCTGTGACAACAAGTTTGTTACGAAGCAACTGCGTAACAAGGTTATCTTAGTTTGTGCGACAATTTAAAGAAGAACACATGTGAAGTATTTTCACTAACTAGAATTTACCTGGTGTTTAAGAGTAGCCAAACTTTTTGTATGCATTGGGGACTGTGGGATCACACCATTTGATGGAGGGATACCAACAAGGCCGCACATTAGTGTCTGTCACCAAGAATCCCGAAGTAACAAAATAAGTTAAAGGAAACAGATATGTTAAGGTGAAGAAAATATGGAAACCAAAGATATGTGTAACATTGCATACCAGGAATCCCAAAAGAAGCAAGTCATAATGGAAAGAAGGTGGCTTTCTAAGATTGAATTCTTTCTGCTGTGCCAGTTGAGACGCCACACTGTGGTCAAAATAGTAAAGCACCGCAATCATTGTTGCAGGAATGAAAGCACCAAGTATGTAGAGAACTGGCACTTTTAGCATGTCCTGCAGATGGCCAGAATATCAAAGTTAGTCGTCCATAAGGCAGATAATTAGACAGACGGTAGTTAGAGATAAAGTGAAAATCAGTTAGGAAGAAACATATGCCTTGATAACTGTCCAATTCTCAAAAGCACCAGGTGACCACGGATTTGGGCTGACGAGGCGTCTTGGAATTCCTTGAGGAACACTTTCAGATGGTATATAGGAAACTGCTGTCCAGACCACAACCATAAGTGGCACACCATAGTCTGCAATAAGACTACGAAGCCAACCTGCAAAAACGGAAGACAAAATGTTAAGTCATCCAAGTCTAAAGTTGTCGATTGGGATCCAAATATCAGTGACGGAGTTTAGTCACCATGATGAAACTACCTGTTCCATATCGCCATGACCTTGCTTTTCGACTTTTCAAAGCAGTTAGCAGTAGACCAAAGGAGAGAACCAAGGCAAACATTCCATTAGCAAATCTCCACGAAGGCATGAACTCTGTTAAACGAGGATTGGTTCTTTCCGGAATACGAAACTCTTCTACCAGGCCCTAATATATAAATGTAAAAACAGgatagaaaattatttttttgattgCATTCAGCTAAACAATAGCACGATAACCAGAAAGGAGTAGTCGAGGTAACACATTTTAGTGTTATTTCTTTTCCAAGTAATTCAAAATGCCCTCCTGATTGGATAATAAGGAGGGTAGTTGATTAAATAGTACTACTATTTCGCTTACTTTGATAGCTTGTTGCATGAAGAGCATTGCAATAAGCATGCCAAATAGTTCACCAGCCAAACGGGTAAACCTGTTAATAATGGAGCAAGCTCCTAATATTGCCAATAAGAAGAGTAAAATTGCAGTCCAGACGCATACCCTGGAAAATCAAAATGATATTAGCTTGTTGATTAGACTAACTGGTTATTCATGTTCAGACAAAAAAAGATGAATGTGTACTTACCAACCAGTCCAAGCAAGAAAGAGACCAGGACCTAGTTCAGGACGTTGTTTAGCAAAGTTAAACATGAATGTGTACATTATAACAGTAGGTTCTGCAACTCCTAAAATCAACAAAGGGTGACCACCAATGATGGAGTGTATAATTCCACAAATTGCAGTTGATGCTAGTGTTTGAACTGCAGTTAGAGTTCCATCTGCAAATGTTGACTTTTGAGTATCAATTTTCAATTGATGAACGAAACAGAAAAGAATTTTAAACTGCACGTCTAAGTACTTAAAAAACATTTGTAAAGCAAATTGCTAGTCTTGTAATAACATACCAGTATTTCTCTCCAGCTGCTCGCCAAATGAAATCACTGGAATTGCCGAGGCAAAGAATATGTATGTTGTAGGTGCCAAGATCCTGAAAGCCAGTAGCTTCTTGTTCAGCTAAGCTAAACTAATGTGAGACACTTATCACCCCTCTCATGCCCATGCCACTTATCACCCCTCTCATGCCCATGCCAGAGGCGGAGACAAAGACAGGATGTGAAGTTTATGTATTCTGAATTTGACACGAACCTTCACCTAGTTTTAGTTACTAGGTtcacaattaaatatttatatgtatttaAAGGATTTTATAATAAAGTATAGAGCCTAAGCAAAAGTTACTAACTAATCCCGGAATTTATTATCTAGCTCTGTCCATGTGTCTAGCATTGGACCTGGAGCGTGGACAACAGGATATGAAGCCCAACATTTGTTAAACCAAAAATAAGGATGGGTGTAGCTCGATACTATGCGAAGAAAATGGACCTCGTTTGAACATAACCTTAAAAAATTATTTAAGAATTACACAAAACCATATATACAAGGAGACAACAATTAATTCCCTCAACCGACATGGAATTTTTAACAAGTACTGGTActtcaataacaacaacaacagcaacaacaacccagtgtaactAGTAGATTTTATCAATTAGTCAACTGAAGACATTT
This genomic stretch from Nicotiana sylvestris chromosome 9, ASM39365v2, whole genome shotgun sequence harbors:
- the LOC104214929 gene encoding boron transporter 1-like isoform X1 translates to MEESFVPFRGIKNDLQGRLLCYKQDWTSGIKAGFRILAPTTYIFFASAIPVISFGEQLERNTDGTLTAVQTLASTAICGIIHSIIGGHPLLILGVAEPTVIMYTFMFNFAKQRPELGPGLFLAWTGWVCVWTAILLFLLAILGACSIINRFTRLAGELFGMLIAMLFMQQAIKGLVEEFRIPERTNPRLTEFMPSWRFANGMFALVLSFGLLLTALKSRKARSWRYGTGWLRSLIADYGVPLMVVVWTAVSYIPSESVPQGIPRRLVSPNPWSPGAFENWTVIKDMLKVPVLYILGAFIPATMIAVLYYFDHSVASQLAQQKEFNLRKPPSFHYDLLLLGFLTLMCGLVGIPPSNGVIPQSPMHTKSLATLKHQLLRNKLVVTARKSMQKNSSLGQLYGNMQEAYQKMQTPLIYQEPSARQGLKELKESTIQLASSMGNIDAPVDETVFDVEKEIDDLLPVEVKEQRVSNLLQATMVGGCVAAMPVLRMIPTSVLWGYFAYMAIESLPGNQFWERILLLFTAPSRRYKVLEDYHATFVETVPFKSIVTFTIFQTLYLLACFGITWVPIAGLLFPLLIMLLVPVRQYILPKFFKGVHLQDLDAADYEESPAIPFNLPTEGEFGSRPSYAGSGEILDEMITRSRGEVKRINSPQITSSTATPIRDSKLLQSPRVPEKAYSPQISKLRSPLSGGRGPFSPRTGEPKPSNLGMSPRTSTSND
- the LOC104214929 gene encoding boron transporter 1-like isoform X2, with amino-acid sequence MEESFVPFRGIKNDLQGRLLCYKQDWTSGIKAGFRILAPTTYIFFASAIPVISFGEQLERNTDGTLTAVQTLASTAICGIIHSIIGGHPLLILGVAEPTVIMYTFMFNFAKQRPELGPGLFLAWTGWVCVWTAILLFLLAILGACSIINRFTRLAGELFGMLIAMLFMQQAIKGLVEEFRIPERTNPRLTEFMPSWRFANGMFALVLSFGLLLTALKSRKARSWRYGTGWLRSLIADYGVPLMVVVWTAVSYIPSESVPQGIPRRLVSPNPWSPGAFENWTVIKDMLKVPVLYILGAFIPATMIAVLYYFDHSVASQLAQQKEFNLRKPPSFHYDLLLLGFLTLMCGLVGIPPSNGVIPQSPMHTKSLATLKHQLLRNKLVVTARKSMQKNSSLGQLYGNMQEAYQKMQTPLIYQEPSARGLKELKESTIQLASSMGNIDAPVDETVFDVEKEIDDLLPVEVKEQRVSNLLQATMVGGCVAAMPVLRMIPTSVLWGYFAYMAIESLPGNQFWERILLLFTAPSRRYKVLEDYHATFVETVPFKSIVTFTIFQTLYLLACFGITWVPIAGLLFPLLIMLLVPVRQYILPKFFKGVHLQDLDAADYEESPAIPFNLPTEGEFGSRPSYAGSGEILDEMITRSRGEVKRINSPQITSSTATPIRDSKLLQSPRVPEKAYSPQISKLRSPLSGGRGPFSPRTGEPKPSNLGMSPRTSTSND